A window of Planctomycetota bacterium genomic DNA:
ATCTGCCCGCCTGGGACCGGATCTTCCGCAGCAACCTCGAGAGCGCCTGGCGGGTCTGCCGGGAGGCGCTCCCCCTGCTGCGGCGCCGTGGAGGGTCGATCGTCACCCTCGGCGGCCCGGTCACCCAGACGGTGCGCGGCAACCCGCGCGCGGCCGCCTATCAGATGGCCAAGACGGCGCTCACCGTCTTCACGAAGTCCCTCGCCCAGGCGGAGGCCGCCCGCGGCGTCCGGGTGAACATGGTCAACCCCGGCTTCATCCGCACCGAGGCTTACACGCGCCGCGACATCGAGGAGCTCGCCCCCAAGGTTCCGGCCCGCCGCATGGGGACGCCCGAGGAGGTGGCCCGGGCGATCGCCTGGCTCGTCTCGGACGAGGCGTCCTACGTCACCGGGGCGGTGCTCGACGTGGGAGGAGGGCTCTGGGTGTGAGCGACCTTTTCGGCGTCCCGGCCCCTCCCGGGGGTCCCCTGGCCGACCGGATGCGTCCCTCCTCCTTCGACGAATTCGTGGGTCAGGAGGACGTCGTCCGCGCGATCCGGAAATTCGCGGCCCGGCCGCCTTCGATGATCCTTTGGGGCCCGCCGGGCTGCGGAAAGACGACGCTCGCGCGCCTGGCGGCGGCGGAGTGGAAGCTCCCCTTTCTCCAGTTTTCCGCCGTCACGAGCGGGATCAAGGACGTGAAGGAGGCCGTCGAGACGGCGCGCCGGCGCCGCTCCGCGGAGGGCCGCTCCACGATCCTCTTCGTGGACGAGATCCATCGCTTCAACCGCGCCCAGCAGGACGCGTTTCTGGGCCCGATCGAGGACGGAACGATCGTGCTCATCGGGGCCACCACCGAGAACCCGAGCT
This region includes:
- a CDS encoding SDR family NAD(P)-dependent oxidoreductase codes for the protein MEPRVAVVTGSTGGIGPAVIEALRRAGCRTVSNGRSRRPGPGDLHVRADVSTPAGARRLVAAARRAFGRLDVLVHMVGDFEYTPVSEMDLPAWDRIFRSNLESAWRVCREALPLLRRRGGSIVTLGGPVTQTVRGNPRAAAYQMAKTALTVFTKSLAQAEAARGVRVNMVNPGFIRTEAYTRRDIEELAPKVPARRMGTPEEVARAIAWLVSDEASYVTGAVLDVGGGLWV